Proteins encoded within one genomic window of Geotalea daltonii FRC-32:
- a CDS encoding anthranilate synthase component II, translated as MLLMIDNYDSFTYNLVQYFGELGEEVQVFRNDRVTLEEIERLKPEQIVISPGPCTPVEAGISLPAIRHFAGKIPLFGVCLGHQSIGAAFGGKVIRCDYLMHGKTSQIHHDGKGLFKGLTNPFEATRYHSLVVERTSLPDCLEVTAWVEDGNIMGLRHREFPIWGVQFHPESILTVGGREILRNFLEMSRGRQA; from the coding sequence ATGCTGCTGATGATCGACAACTATGATTCATTTACCTACAACCTGGTCCAGTACTTTGGTGAATTGGGCGAGGAGGTGCAGGTCTTTCGTAACGACAGGGTTACCCTTGAAGAGATCGAGCGGCTGAAGCCGGAGCAAATTGTCATTTCCCCCGGACCGTGCACGCCGGTTGAAGCGGGCATATCTCTTCCCGCGATCAGGCATTTTGCCGGGAAAATCCCCTTGTTCGGCGTCTGCCTTGGCCATCAGTCCATCGGTGCTGCCTTCGGCGGCAAGGTAATCCGCTGTGATTACCTGATGCACGGCAAGACATCCCAGATACACCACGATGGCAAGGGGCTGTTCAAGGGGCTTACCAACCCCTTCGAGGCGACCCGTTATCATTCCCTGGTGGTGGAGCGAACTTCGCTTCCCGATTGTCTGGAGGTGACGGCCTGGGTTGAGGATGGCAACATCATGGGGCTGAGGCACCGGGAGTTTCCCATCTGGGGGGTGCAGTTTCATCCCGAATCGATCCTGACTGTGGGGGGCAGGGAGATTCTGCGTAATTTCCTGGAGATGAGCCGGGGACGGCAAGCGTGA
- the trpD gene encoding anthranilate phosphoribosyltransferase has translation MIKKAIARVVEREDLSQSEMIQVMDQIMSGEATPAQIAAFITALRMKGETVAEIAGAARVMRDRATRIRVGKNVLDLDRDDINIDLETILDVVGTGGDGTNTFNISTTVSFVVAACGVKVAKHGNRSVSSACGSADVVEALGISLEVTPETVENCINEAGIGFLYAPALHGAMKFAIGPRKEIGIRTIFNILGPLTNPAGAPCQVLGVYREELVEKLAHVLKNLGCRRGFVVYGMDGMDEITLTTETRMAEVTPEEVKAWLFKPEDLGFARCTMDDLRGGDAVANAVTVRGILEGEKGPKRDVVLINAAFGLVAAGRAANPAEGVKLAVEALDSGAALAKLEKLKALTNA, from the coding sequence ATGATTAAGAAAGCGATAGCACGGGTAGTGGAACGGGAGGATCTCTCCCAGTCAGAGATGATCCAGGTCATGGACCAGATCATGTCCGGTGAGGCGACACCGGCACAGATTGCGGCATTTATCACTGCTTTGCGTATGAAGGGGGAGACGGTGGCTGAAATCGCCGGTGCCGCACGGGTGATGCGTGACCGGGCAACCCGGATCAGAGTAGGCAAAAACGTGCTCGACCTGGATCGTGACGACATCAACATCGACCTGGAAACCATCCTGGATGTGGTTGGTACCGGCGGCGATGGAACCAACACCTTCAATATTTCCACCACCGTTTCCTTCGTCGTTGCCGCCTGCGGCGTCAAGGTCGCCAAGCACGGCAACCGTTCCGTTTCTTCGGCTTGCGGCAGCGCCGATGTGGTGGAAGCGCTGGGAATAAGCCTTGAAGTGACGCCGGAAACCGTTGAAAACTGCATCAATGAGGCGGGGATCGGTTTTCTCTACGCCCCGGCTCTGCACGGCGCCATGAAATTTGCCATCGGCCCGCGCAAGGAAATCGGCATCCGCACCATCTTCAATATTCTCGGCCCACTGACCAATCCGGCCGGGGCACCATGCCAAGTGCTGGGGGTCTATCGGGAAGAGTTAGTTGAAAAACTGGCCCATGTCCTGAAAAATCTCGGCTGCCGACGCGGCTTTGTCGTTTATGGCATGGACGGTATGGACGAGATCACCCTGACCACGGAAACACGCATGGCTGAGGTAACTCCCGAAGAAGTGAAGGCCTGGCTGTTCAAGCCGGAAGACCTGGGGTTCGCTCGCTGTACCATGGACGATCTGCGCGGCGGGGATGCCGTGGCCAACGCGGTAACGGTGCGGGGCATTCTTGAAGGGGAGAAAGGACCCAAGCGTGACGTGGTCCTTATCAATGCTGCTTTCGGACTTGTGGCCGCCGGCAGGGCGGCGAACCCGGCCGAAGGGGTGAAACTGGCCGTCGAGGCGCTAGATTCCGGAGCAGCACTGGCAAAGCTGGAAAAACTCAAGGCGCTGACCAACGCATAG
- the serA gene encoding phosphoglycerate dehydrogenase gives MKVIVTDEVAQEGLELLKKDPRVELDIRLGLKKEELLALIGDYEVIITRSGTTVDKDLLDAGRNLKMVARAGVGIDNVDVDYASSKGVIVVNAPFGNTNSAAEHAMALLLAFCRNITKANASLKNGEWKRAPFTGVELKGKTAGVIGLGKVGGRVATRLKAFECEVFACDPYIAAKRAHDLGVKLVSHDEIYKNCDIITLHTPLNDETRNMIGERELSMMKHGVILINAARGGIITEGALLNALKSGKVYGAAMDVWSEEPPKSEVLKELISQERLVVTPHLGANTFEAQINVAVDVSKEILNYLDEQPLENAVNIPRFDMALMDQMRPFLNLMSVLSDFGIQLVDTNIAKVIFSYSGNIAHYDCSPLSVCGLSALLNRRVDQDVNLVNASLVAEQMGIVVEETKSTQAGAFSNLITLIVEVEGGKRRTVSGTLFEGAPRIVRLRDYSMDFAPDEHMLLLNYTDRPGMIGQIGTIMGTHGINIASMNLGRREKKGEAMVILSLDSAVPPEVVEEMKTAIDATYIRAIHMRTVKCNRGCCA, from the coding sequence ATGAAGGTTATCGTAACAGACGAGGTGGCGCAGGAAGGGTTGGAGCTGCTGAAGAAAGATCCACGGGTGGAGCTGGATATTCGTCTCGGCCTGAAAAAAGAGGAGTTGCTGGCACTTATCGGCGACTACGAGGTGATTATCACCCGCAGCGGAACCACCGTGGACAAGGACCTGCTGGATGCAGGCAGAAATCTGAAAATGGTGGCCAGGGCAGGAGTCGGTATCGACAACGTGGACGTGGATTACGCCAGCTCCAAAGGGGTCATCGTTGTCAATGCGCCATTCGGCAATACCAACAGTGCCGCCGAGCATGCCATGGCTCTGTTGCTCGCCTTCTGCCGCAATATTACCAAGGCCAACGCAAGCCTGAAAAACGGCGAATGGAAACGCGCCCCCTTCACCGGTGTCGAGCTGAAAGGGAAAACCGCAGGAGTCATTGGTCTGGGCAAGGTTGGCGGCCGGGTCGCTACCAGGCTCAAGGCCTTTGAATGCGAAGTCTTCGCCTGCGATCCTTACATTGCCGCCAAACGCGCCCATGATCTTGGTGTGAAGCTGGTATCCCACGATGAGATCTACAAGAACTGCGACATCATCACCTTGCATACACCCTTGAACGATGAGACCCGCAACATGATAGGAGAGCGGGAGCTTTCCATGATGAAGCACGGCGTTATTCTGATCAATGCTGCCCGCGGCGGCATTATCACTGAAGGGGCGCTTTTAAATGCCCTTAAAAGCGGTAAGGTCTATGGCGCTGCCATGGATGTGTGGAGCGAAGAGCCGCCAAAAAGCGAAGTGCTCAAAGAACTGATTTCCCAGGAAAGGTTGGTTGTGACGCCACATTTGGGTGCCAACACTTTCGAAGCCCAGATCAACGTAGCGGTCGACGTATCCAAGGAGATCCTCAACTATCTGGATGAACAGCCCCTGGAGAATGCCGTCAACATTCCCCGTTTCGATATGGCGCTCATGGACCAGATGCGTCCGTTCCTCAACCTGATGAGCGTGCTCTCCGACTTCGGTATCCAGCTGGTGGACACCAACATAGCCAAGGTTATCTTCAGTTATTCTGGCAATATTGCCCATTACGACTGCTCTCCCCTCAGCGTCTGTGGCCTTTCGGCACTACTCAATCGCCGGGTGGACCAGGACGTCAATCTGGTCAATGCCAGTCTTGTTGCAGAGCAGATGGGCATTGTCGTAGAGGAGACCAAATCGACCCAGGCCGGGGCCTTCTCCAACCTGATCACCCTGATTGTCGAAGTGGAGGGGGGAAAACGCCGCACGGTTTCCGGTACTCTTTTCGAGGGAGCACCGCGTATTGTCCGTCTGCGGGATTATTCCATGGATTTTGCTCCCGACGAGCACATGCTGCTTCTCAATTACACCGATCGTCCGGGCATGATCGGCCAGATCGGCACCATCATGGGCACCCATGGCATTAACATAGCCTCAATGAATCTGGGACGCCGGGAGAAAAAGGGGGAAGCGATGGTCATCCTTTCCCTGGACTCTGCAGTGCCGCCTGAGGTTGTTGAGGAAATGAAAACAGCCATTGATGCCACTTATATCCGTGCCATCCACATGCGCACGGTGAAGTGCAATCGGGGCTGCTGCGCCTGA
- the trpC gene encoding indole-3-glycerol phosphate synthase TrpC — protein MADAPDILKKIVAHKKMELAAVKGARPLAEVQARLADLEDQPRGFEQALRNAGESGWTAIIAEVKKGSPSKGLIRADFDPVEIAAVYEKNGAACLSVLTEEHFFLGHLSYLALIREQVGLPLLRKDFIFDPYQIYEARAAGADAVLLIAAMLDIHQLRGLSALAKELSLDVLLEVHDRAELETALETDCTLIGINNRDLRTFVCDLAVTEGLAPLVPPERLIVAESGIHFRADVIRLQHAGAGAFLIGESLMREPDMGAKLRELLTE, from the coding sequence ATGGCTGATGCACCGGACATTCTGAAGAAAATAGTCGCCCATAAAAAGATGGAGCTTGCTGCCGTGAAAGGGGCAAGGCCTCTGGCGGAGGTGCAGGCGCGCCTTGCCGACCTGGAAGACCAGCCGCGGGGATTTGAGCAGGCATTGAGAAATGCAGGCGAATCCGGCTGGACCGCCATCATCGCCGAAGTCAAGAAGGGTTCTCCGTCAAAAGGCTTGATCCGGGCCGATTTCGATCCGGTGGAGATTGCTGCCGTTTATGAAAAAAATGGCGCCGCCTGCCTGTCGGTGCTGACCGAAGAACATTTTTTCCTGGGACACTTGAGCTATCTGGCTCTTATTCGTGAGCAGGTGGGCTTACCCCTGCTGCGCAAGGATTTTATCTTTGACCCATACCAGATCTATGAGGCCCGTGCTGCCGGAGCTGATGCGGTTCTTCTCATCGCTGCCATGCTCGATATTCACCAGTTGCGGGGCTTGTCGGCCCTGGCAAAAGAGTTGTCCCTTGACGTGCTGCTTGAGGTCCACGACCGGGCCGAGCTGGAAACGGCACTTGAAACCGACTGCACCCTGATCGGCATCAACAACCGGGATCTGCGAACCTTCGTCTGTGACCTTGCCGTTACGGAAGGGCTCGCTCCGCTGGTTCCGCCGGAGAGGCTGATTGTGGCGGAGAGCGGTATTCATTTCAGGGCAGATGTGATTCGTCTGCAGCATGCCGGCGCTGGTGCTTTTCTCATCGGGGAGTCGCTGATGCGGGAGCCGGATATGGGGGCGAAGCTGCGGGAGCTTCTCACCGAGTAG
- a CDS encoding 3-deoxy-7-phosphoheptulonate synthase has protein sequence MIKTNNLKIKSITPIIAPTDLRQVFPLSIEASEFVSASRESIKNILHGKDPRLMVVVGPCSIHDPKGALEYGAKLAKLSAEVSDQLLLIMRVYFEKPRTTVGWKGLINDPDMNGTHLISKGLGTARRLLTEIITMKIPVATEMLDPITPEYLADHLSWGAIGARTTESQTHRELASGLSFPIGFKNGTDGNLQIAIDAMIAARHSHSFLGINREGLTSIVQTTGNPDVHMVLRGGRKPNYSPEDIRNTEEKLKAAGLLPTIMIDCSHGNSEKNHEKQPMVLESVVQQIAAGNTSISGVMIESYLEGGNQAMPKDISQLKYGVSITDKCIDWQTTETILRKAHASLKACGGRKR, from the coding sequence ATGATCAAGACCAACAACCTGAAAATCAAGAGCATTACCCCCATCATCGCCCCCACCGATCTGCGGCAGGTATTTCCCCTTTCCATCGAAGCCAGTGAATTCGTCAGCGCCAGCCGGGAAAGCATCAAGAACATCCTGCACGGCAAGGATCCACGCCTGATGGTGGTGGTCGGGCCATGTTCCATCCATGATCCCAAAGGGGCGCTTGAGTATGGGGCAAAGCTGGCCAAGCTTTCTGCCGAAGTTTCAGATCAGTTGCTCCTCATCATGCGAGTGTATTTTGAAAAGCCGCGAACCACCGTCGGCTGGAAGGGGCTGATCAACGACCCTGACATGAACGGCACCCACCTCATTTCCAAGGGGCTCGGCACTGCCAGAAGGCTATTGACCGAGATTATCACCATGAAAATACCGGTCGCCACCGAAATGCTCGATCCTATTACCCCTGAATACCTGGCCGACCATCTCTCCTGGGGGGCCATCGGAGCACGCACCACTGAATCCCAGACCCACCGCGAACTGGCCAGCGGACTTTCCTTTCCCATCGGTTTCAAGAACGGCACTGATGGTAATCTGCAGATCGCCATAGACGCCATGATCGCAGCAAGACATTCCCACAGCTTCCTGGGCATCAACCGGGAGGGGCTTACTTCCATCGTCCAGACCACCGGCAATCCAGACGTACACATGGTCCTGCGGGGTGGAAGAAAACCAAACTATTCTCCCGAAGATATCCGCAATACCGAAGAAAAGCTCAAAGCCGCCGGTCTCCTGCCGACCATCATGATCGACTGCAGCCACGGCAACTCCGAGAAAAACCATGAAAAACAGCCCATGGTGCTGGAAAGTGTTGTCCAGCAGATTGCTGCAGGCAACACCTCTATTTCCGGGGTGATGATCGAAAGCTATCTGGAGGGGGGAAATCAAGCGATGCCAAAGGATATTTCCCAACTGAAGTACGGCGTATCCATCACCGACAAATGCATAGACTGGCAGACTACCGAGACTATCCTGCGCAAGGCACACGCCAGCCTCAAGGCCTGTGGCGGGAGAAAACGGTGA
- a CDS encoding cache domain-containing protein — protein MKKKITLKNALFIITLLTVLTPIMVIGLVADRFLFQDLRNDIARQNKNLATAVAGEVSSHLEGQLKIVRQLAEQLDMDPALKKSKNLNLILNAEIAADEFFESIFVLDARGKVSHVGYRRASGMIRENYLGIDFTGQDFYRKASREGEIYWSGTFISPISGEPTVAVSVPIDGGLVIANVNLRELTNITKQLDNTSYSYVYVVNRAGNVIAHPDDKIVRQQFNLNNLPIISDGLAGRFGTYRYTFLGKEKEGTAVQIPETGWLVVVAHDVEEAYAPVKKTERIFLLGLLAALFFSVLAATWSLNKILLPLNRLMTNAQKLAGGDYSLVPVPGEFREIEALSGAFAYMADAINKREEELMERNEELTSIEEELRQQIDEYLHSQDELSKSHAEVRRLNEELEQRVAERTLQLETANKELESFCYSVSHDLRAPLRHINGFSQALLEDCLASLDEQGQNYLRRICAATDRMGLLIDDLLELSRVSRNEMKHEQVNLSEMAWSIIEMFKETAPQRDASFKSVADIVVSGDRNLLRLVMENLLGNAWKYTSKKQEASIVFDSIIKEGEQIFFVRDNGVGFDMTYSGKLFGAFQRLHSEADFEGTGIGLATVQRIIHRHGGRVWGEGEVGKGATFYFTLPQSAPIP, from the coding sequence GTGAAAAAGAAGATTACCTTGAAAAATGCACTATTTATAATTACTTTGTTGACCGTATTAACACCGATCATGGTTATCGGTCTGGTTGCCGACCGTTTCCTTTTTCAGGATTTGCGCAACGATATTGCCCGCCAGAACAAGAATCTGGCAACGGCCGTTGCCGGTGAAGTGAGCAGTCACCTTGAGGGCCAGCTGAAGATAGTCAGACAGCTGGCAGAACAGCTGGACATGGATCCGGCGTTGAAAAAAAGCAAGAATCTGAACCTGATCCTGAACGCAGAAATTGCTGCGGATGAATTCTTCGAATCGATTTTCGTCCTGGATGCACGGGGCAAGGTCAGCCATGTGGGCTACAGAAGAGCATCTGGAATGATCAGGGAGAACTACCTGGGAATAGATTTCACCGGCCAGGACTTTTACCGCAAGGCCAGCCGGGAAGGGGAGATCTATTGGTCGGGAACCTTCATTTCGCCCATCAGTGGTGAACCTACAGTTGCGGTGTCTGTTCCCATCGACGGCGGACTTGTCATCGCCAATGTCAATCTGAGGGAGTTGACGAACATTACCAAACAGTTGGACAACACGTCCTACAGTTATGTCTATGTAGTCAACAGGGCCGGTAACGTCATCGCCCATCCCGATGATAAAATTGTCCGGCAGCAGTTCAATCTGAATAATCTTCCCATTATCAGTGACGGTCTTGCCGGTCGATTCGGCACCTATCGTTACACCTTTTTAGGTAAGGAAAAGGAAGGAACCGCCGTACAAATTCCCGAAACCGGCTGGCTGGTCGTTGTTGCCCATGACGTGGAAGAGGCCTATGCACCGGTGAAAAAAACGGAAAGAATATTCTTGCTCGGTCTTCTGGCAGCGCTTTTTTTCTCTGTTCTGGCAGCTACCTGGAGCCTGAACAAAATTCTTCTTCCCCTGAACCGGCTCATGACCAACGCCCAGAAGCTTGCCGGAGGCGACTATTCCCTTGTTCCCGTACCCGGAGAATTCCGGGAGATCGAGGCACTTTCGGGAGCTTTTGCCTATATGGCCGACGCCATCAACAAGCGGGAAGAAGAGCTGATGGAGCGGAACGAGGAGTTGACTTCCATTGAAGAGGAACTCCGTCAGCAGATCGATGAGTATCTGCACAGCCAGGATGAACTGTCGAAGAGTCATGCAGAGGTTCGACGCCTGAACGAAGAGCTGGAACAACGGGTGGCCGAGCGAACCCTGCAGCTGGAAACGGCAAACAAGGAACTCGAATCGTTCTGCTATTCCGTTTCCCACGATCTGCGTGCGCCACTGCGTCACATCAATGGTTTCAGCCAGGCACTTCTCGAAGATTGTCTGGCGTCACTGGATGAGCAGGGGCAGAATTACCTGCGGCGGATATGCGCGGCAACAGACCGTATGGGGCTCCTGATCGACGACCTTCTTGAGCTATCCCGGGTATCCCGCAATGAGATGAAGCACGAACAGGTAAACCTGAGTGAAATGGCCTGGTCCATCATAGAGATGTTCAAAGAGACAGCGCCCCAGAGAGATGCTTCATTCAAGAGTGTAGCGGATATTGTTGTCAGCGGTGACAGAAACCTGTTGCGGCTCGTGATGGAAAATCTGCTGGGAAATGCCTGGAAATACACCTCCAAAAAGCAGGAAGCCTCCATCGTATTCGACAGCATTATAAAGGAGGGAGAGCAGATATTTTTTGTCAGGGATAATGGCGTCGGTTTCGACATGACCTATTCGGGGAAGCTTTTCGGTGCGTTTCAGCGGCTGCACAGTGAAGCCGATTTTGAGGGAACCGGCATCGGCCTTGCCACGGTCCAGCGCATCATCCACCGCCACGGAGGACGTGTCTGGGGTGAGGGGGAGGTGGGCAAAGGCGCCACTTTTTACTTTACCCTGCCCCAATCAGCCCCCATTCCTTGA
- the trpE gene encoding anthranilate synthase component I encodes MYYPDLAAFRTLAEKGNLIPVYREIMADLDTPVSAFKKIDDGKYAFLLESIEGGEKWARYTFLGSNPSVVIRTIGNDVEIIEDGTARQLTCADPLGFVRDHLSRYQPVMIEGVPRFFGGAVGYLGYDMVRHFEELPAAKPAVIGAYDSYFVITDTILIFDNVSQKIKIVSNAHLDNGKTVEAAYAEATAKIDALIRKLKTPLPAQVSASPAKKCSFKSGISRDDFEKAVEKSKEYVRAGDIFQVVLSQRFSAELTVDPLDIYRVLRTLNPSPYMFFLRLDDTLVVGASPEVMVRREGSRVELRPIAGTRPRGKTGEEDLAMEEEMLADPKERAEHVMLVDLGRNDLGRVCRTGTVQVSELMVVERYSHVMHIVSNVQGDLEEGKDAFDVVRATFPAGTLSGAPKVRAMEIINELEPVRREVYGGAVGYFSFSGNMDLAIAIRTLVIKDGMVHLQAGAGIVADSVPAAEYQETVNKSMAVVKAIETVELGLE; translated from the coding sequence ATGTATTACCCCGATTTAGCCGCATTCCGCACCCTTGCCGAAAAGGGCAATCTTATCCCCGTCTACCGGGAGATCATGGCCGATCTTGATACCCCGGTCAGCGCCTTCAAGAAGATTGACGACGGCAAATATGCATTTCTACTGGAGAGTATCGAAGGGGGGGAGAAATGGGCACGTTATACCTTCCTCGGCTCCAATCCTTCCGTTGTCATCCGTACCATCGGCAATGATGTGGAAATTATCGAAGACGGTACTGCCCGGCAGTTGACCTGTGCCGACCCGCTCGGTTTTGTCCGTGATCACCTCAGCCGTTATCAGCCGGTCATGATCGAGGGTGTTCCACGTTTTTTCGGCGGGGCCGTCGGTTACCTGGGCTATGACATGGTGCGCCATTTTGAAGAACTGCCGGCGGCAAAACCCGCAGTCATCGGCGCCTACGATTCCTACTTCGTCATCACCGACACCATTCTCATCTTCGACAATGTCAGCCAAAAGATCAAGATCGTTTCCAATGCCCATCTGGACAACGGCAAAACGGTGGAGGCCGCCTATGCAGAGGCGACGGCAAAGATCGATGCACTCATCAGAAAGCTGAAAACACCGCTACCGGCACAGGTTTCTGCCTCCCCGGCAAAAAAATGCTCTTTCAAGTCCGGCATCAGCAGGGATGATTTTGAAAAGGCTGTGGAAAAAAGCAAGGAATACGTGCGGGCGGGGGACATTTTTCAGGTAGTGCTGTCCCAGCGCTTTTCGGCAGAGCTGACCGTTGACCCACTGGACATCTACCGGGTGCTACGGACCCTCAACCCTTCTCCGTACATGTTTTTTCTCCGTCTGGACGACACGCTGGTGGTGGGGGCTTCACCGGAGGTCATGGTGCGCAGGGAAGGCAGCCGGGTTGAACTTCGCCCCATTGCCGGCACCAGGCCGAGGGGAAAGACAGGGGAAGAAGATCTGGCCATGGAAGAGGAGATGCTCGCCGATCCAAAGGAGCGGGCCGAACATGTTATGCTGGTGGATCTGGGGAGAAACGACCTGGGACGGGTCTGCAGAACCGGCACCGTTCAGGTTTCCGAACTGATGGTGGTGGAACGCTATTCCCACGTCATGCACATCGTTTCCAATGTGCAGGGGGATCTGGAGGAGGGGAAGGATGCCTTTGACGTTGTGCGGGCGACATTTCCCGCCGGGACACTTTCCGGAGCGCCGAAAGTCAGGGCCATGGAGATCATCAACGAGCTGGAGCCGGTGCGGCGTGAAGTTTACGGCGGCGCCGTGGGTTACTTCTCTTTTTCGGGCAACATGGATCTGGCCATAGCCATCAGGACGCTGGTGATCAAGGATGGCATGGTGCATCTGCAGGCCGGGGCCGGCATAGTCGCCGACTCGGTGCCCGCAGCCGAATACCAGGAGACTGTCAACAAGTCCATGGCGGTGGTCAAGGCCATAGAAACAGTGGAGCTGGGCCTGGAATAA
- a CDS encoding phosphoribosylanthranilate isomerase: MTKVKICGITTVADAMMAVEAGADALGFVFYDQSPRNLEPAQAAEIIRVLPPFVQVVGLFVHAPLDFINTVTDRCRLDVVQLHGDEPQEFCAAVNRRVIKAFRIKDITSLDHMDEYNVAGYLLDAWSPKAFGGTGVTFNWDTALIAKKFGPIILAGGLTPENVAEAVHYVSPYGVDVSSGVEAAHRVKDPEKVRQFIQRAKECLGSM, translated from the coding sequence ATGACAAAGGTGAAAATCTGCGGTATAACCACTGTTGCCGATGCCATGATGGCGGTGGAAGCTGGCGCCGATGCCCTTGGTTTTGTTTTTTACGATCAATCCCCCCGTAATCTTGAGCCGGCCCAGGCAGCTGAAATTATCAGGGTGCTTCCACCGTTTGTCCAGGTGGTGGGCCTGTTTGTCCATGCGCCCCTTGATTTTATCAATACCGTTACCGACCGCTGTCGTCTGGATGTGGTGCAGCTCCATGGCGATGAGCCACAGGAATTCTGCGCCGCGGTCAACAGGCGTGTTATCAAGGCTTTCCGAATCAAGGACATCACCAGCCTGGACCACATGGATGAATACAATGTGGCCGGATATCTGCTGGATGCCTGGTCACCAAAGGCCTTCGGCGGTACTGGTGTCACCTTCAACTGGGATACGGCATTGATTGCCAAGAAGTTCGGTCCGATCATCCTTGCGGGAGGCCTGACCCCGGAAAATGTGGCAGAAGCCGTCCACTACGTGTCTCCATACGGGGTCGATGTCTCAAGCGGTGTGGAAGCGGCCCACCGGGTCAAGGACCCGGAAAAGGTGCGGCAGTTCATCCAGCGGGCCAAGGAATGTTTAGGTTCTATGTAA
- a CDS encoding nicotinamidase, with amino-acid sequence MPVKIETKPALLIVDVQRDFCPGGMLAVAKGDRIIPALNGYCELFRKKNRPIFFSRDWHPQETSHFEAFGGAWPVHCVMGSKGAEFHPALKVPEVATIISKGMNPSRDDYSAFDGVDDSGTPFPELLRRLDVDTIYIGGLATDYCVKESALAALRQGFSVTLLEDAVRGVDLKPGDSSKAIAEMKTTGAKTTNLSTIDLG; translated from the coding sequence ATGCCAGTCAAAATTGAAACTAAGCCGGCACTGCTGATTGTGGATGTGCAGAGAGACTTCTGCCCGGGAGGTATGCTGGCCGTAGCCAAAGGTGACCGAATCATTCCGGCTCTAAACGGATACTGCGAGCTGTTCCGCAAGAAGAACCGACCTATTTTCTTTTCCAGGGACTGGCACCCCCAAGAAACGTCGCACTTCGAGGCCTTTGGCGGTGCCTGGCCGGTACACTGCGTCATGGGAAGCAAAGGAGCGGAATTTCATCCTGCCCTCAAGGTGCCGGAGGTGGCTACGATCATCTCCAAAGGTATGAATCCATCACGGGATGACTATTCTGCCTTTGACGGCGTCGACGACTCCGGCACTCCTTTTCCTGAGCTTTTACGGCGTCTGGATGTGGATACAATATACATCGGCGGACTGGCCACTGATTATTGCGTCAAAGAGTCGGCATTGGCAGCGCTGCGGCAGGGGTTTTCCGTAACCTTACTGGAAGACGCCGTCCGTGGAGTGGATCTCAAGCCGGGCGACAGCTCAAAGGCTATTGCTGAGATGAAAACAACCGGGGCCAAAACCACAAACTTGTCCACTATTGATTTAGGCTGA